CTTTGTTCTCTACTGCCCAGTGCCTGGCTCCCATGTGCAGCCCTCGCCTCGGCATTTCCAGTGTGGCAGGGGACGTCTGCAAGCACCCAACACTAGGTGTCAGGCCTCACTTTTATTCGGGTCCTGATTGTCTGCCCATCGCTATGGGATCTGAGTGCCTGAGTcgctataggtttcagagtggtagccgtgatagtctgtatcagcaggaagaacgaggagtacttgtggcaccttagagactaacacatttatttgagcataagcttttgtggtctaaagcccacttcttcagatgcatgcagtagaaaatacagtaggtagatagatatacagaaaatgtgaaaaaatgggggttgccaaaCCAGCTCTTAacaagaccaatcaattaagatgggctattatcagcaggagggaaaaaaacgtttgtagtgatgatcaggatGGAGACTGGTTACAGGAAGTGCCAGCTCCCAGTTAAGAGGCAGACACTGAACTTGTAGGTCTATTttgaattcattttgtttttcaggcaaTTCAGTCTAGCTGCTGCAGTGATGAATCCATTTGTGAGAAGAGCCCTAGCTGGAGGAGGTGAGTAGCTGTATATGGAACAACATGGGGGTTTCCTTTGGGACATACTATAAGTGTAAAGAGAGAATCTATAGCCACTGTAACACTGTGGGGTGGTCTCACTAGGCAGTGTCAGGCTTGGCCGCCAATACATGGATGGCAGATTTCCAAGAAATAGCCCAGGTGCTTCAGAATATGGTGGTGTTCACTCATCATGGGGTATTTTTCAGTTATTGGTTCTGTGCCCTAGTTGAATGTTGCGTTTCTGGAGGGTGCCGTCTTCCATGTTCTACCCCAcagttggctgcatttcaggggtggGTGAAATGCTCCCTGGCTGTATAAGGGTTTCTTTGGGATGAAAAATGCTGTATAAATGTGATCTCGCTCTTTCCTTGTGTATGTAAGGGGAATGACGGATTCTTGGCTCTGTGTGTGGAGAGAATTTGTTTCTGTAGGAGGGCCTCCAAGTGACCTATCTGGAAAGTTTAAAGTGACAGAGAGACCTGGGATAGTGAAGAGTGTATTAAGGAGTCGTAGAGTGCTTTATTCTGGAGCTAGTTTGTAGCTACACGCAGCCCAAGAATTCAGAACATGTTCTTATTAAGACATCGGGGGCCTCTTGTAACCAGTTAAAGGACTTATTTCCTAGGAGGACTCTTCTCAGTTGACTAAAGTTTGATCCTTCAGAGCTTGGAGCTCCCAATGAAGGCAATAGGATCTCCATGTACCCTGGTGGGTGCTGACATTGAGCTTGGTGTCTTGCAGATTGGTGAAGCAAGGCCGGGGGGAGGATGAGGCAAACGTGGCTTTGGTGTGGATCAGTGGAAGGCTCCAAATCCGAGTGCGGCATCCTATCGCTGCAGGCACCGAGTTGCTGTACTGGCCTACAGAGACCCAAGCTGATCCTGCCCAAGTGGAGGGCAGAATGCTGCAGAGTGCCTCAGAGGGGATAGCTGTTTCGGATGAGAAGAAGCCAAAGGGGCAGCTGGCAGTGGCAGCTGTGTCAGAGACAGCAACTCCAGAGGCTGTGGTGCAAAGGGAAGGAGCCTCCCCATGCGGGAATGCATCAGAACCCTTTGCAGGTACGTTCCTTTCACAGGACATGCAAACCTTGTTTTCCTCTTATGAAAAGGCCACGACTACAGCGCTGTTAAGCAGAGAGCACTACGTGATTCTGGGGACCCGATAACCAGAGTGTCTTCAGAGCTTGGAGCATTGGTGCAGTCCCAGAATAAGGCAGGCTCTAGGGATTGCGAACCCCTGGAGGAGTGAATTTGGAAGGGCCTATAAATTCAATAAGAGATTCCTCCCACACCATTGTTCTAGGGATTGAGTTCCCTCCCCTTGGAAATGGGGAAGTAATGCTGCCTTGCCTTCCCCACTCTTTCAGAAGAGGAGGGTGTATGTAGTATGGGGAGGAGGATACTGTCTAGTGTGCTTGGAAAGAGGAAGACTCTGCCTGGGTTGTGGGATATTTAGCCTATCTCCATAGTGAGCATTATGGAGGTGTAATGGGGAATTGCCTGTTTTGTTGCTGGTCAAATACTCAGGTGGGCTGCTGTCTCTGAAGTGGCTGtaactacataccacacagaagTGACTCCTCATGGCTCTAATCACAGCTGTAttcttctcctcctgctctgaaTATCCCCCTGGGTTGGTGTTTGTGTAGAACTATCCATTTTTGAGGAGTCCAGAAGACATACTACCAGCTAGGGCTCAGTGGCCAACAGTGTGGCCCTGCAGTCCCCCTGCCCTGTGACTGACTCCCTGACCCTATGTCACTTCTGGAAGTAGCAATGCAGAATGGAGAATATTGCAGTTGCCAGCCATGACATAGCTCCCCAAAGTCCTGCCTGGATGTATTGGGGTTGAAATTCCTCCCCTGTTTGGAGAGAGGCATCAAGGATGGGTGGAGTGTCTGTCTCTGAGTTCCTCCATTTTCTGTGTTCTGGACAACACAAGCCTGTTGTCTTCCAATAGCCAGTGTTGATTTTCCCCCGTTGTGTGTCTGTGCAGGGGATCCTGATAACTCCAAGGTGATGGAGAATGAAACTAGAGCCAAAGGCAGGAGGCAGCCAGCCAAACGTTCCCACAGGCTGCAAGAcaacagcaggaaggaggaggaaagcatGACCCCTAGACATGAGTCTGGGGAAGCCAAGGTGCAGAGGAAAGAGAACCAGCACCATGAGAGCACCTCAGCAGCTAAGACTAACAGCAGATGCAAAGAGGACTCAGTCAAGGAGATGGACCCCCAACCCAAGGCCGAGAGAGCAAATGGGGAGCCAAAAGAGGCATGTGGGAAGCTCCATCTGCCATTGTTTCCCCCGAACGGGGTTCGACTCAGCCCTCGCTTAGCTGGGAAGCCACGCAAGGTGCATGCACTGACAGGTCAGTGCCTGCAGGAGCACAATGCTAGGGTGTCTGGGCAGGAGGCCAAGAGGCCAAGCACTTCCGAGGGAGGTGGTGCAGAGACGCACAAGAAAGTAGGGCAAGTTTCCAAAGACCATTCCAAACTGGAGCCCCTGGAGCAAAGGAAGAAGGGCCTGTCTGATGGTCCTGATGAGCCGGACAAGTACCCAGAGGTGGAGGCCAGTATTGCACTGGAGGAGGAGTCTTCAGAGAGCCTGGGTGTATCTCAGCAGAAGTCCCTGCCACACGGAGATGAAGCTGGAGAGCGCAGGTATCGCTGTGGGGAATGCGGCAAGGccttcctccagctctgccacctcAAGAAACACAGGTTCACCCACACTGGCTACAAGCctttcctgtgcactgaatgtggCAAGAGCTACAGCTCTGAGGAGAGTTTCAAGGCCCATGTGCTCTTCCATCGGGGTGTGCGCCCCTTCCAGTGCAAGCAGTGCGACAAGGCCTATGGCACCAAGCGGGACCTGAGGGAGCACGAGGTGCTGCACACGGGCGAGCGGCCCTTTGCCTGCGAGGAGTGCGGCAAAACGTTCGCCCGCCGGCCCTCCCTCCGCATCCACAGGAAGATCCACCTCATGAAGGAGCTCAACCTAGCCAACCCCAAGGTATGCAAGTGTGCCATCTGTGAGCGTTACCTGGCCAATCCTGGTTCCCTGCGCAACCACATGCGCCTGCACACTGGGGAGAAACCCTACATCTGTCCCTACTGTGGCAAGGACTTCCGGCAGCAGGGCAACCTGCGCGGCCACCTGCGGCTCCACACCGGCGAGAAGCCCTATAAGTGTCGTTTCTGTGGGGACGCCTTCCCCCAGCTGCCAGAGCTGCGGCGGCACCTCATCTCACACACTGGGGAGGCCCACCTGTGCACAGTATGTGGCAAGGCGCTGAAGGACCCCCACACACTGCGGGCTCATGAGCGCCTCCATACCGGCGAGCGCCCTTTCAAGTGCGAGCAGTGTGGCAAAGCCTACACGCTGGCCACCAAGCTGCGCCGGCACCAGAAATCCCACCTGGAGGACATGCCTTACAAGTGTGATGTCTGTGGCATGGGCTACACCCTCCTGCAGAGCCTCAAGCGCCACAAGGTCACCCACAAGGGGGCCAGAGACTCCATTAAGCTGGTGGAGGCTGCGGTCTTGCTGGGCATGGACGTGCCAAAGGCTGCAAGGAAGAGGGTCAAGAGGAAGGTCCCTCAGGATGGAGGTACTGAGGAGTCTACGGTGCTCATGGTGCAGTCAGTAGAGATGCCAGCACCAATAAAAGAGGCAGAGCTTATGATAACTGCTAACGGGCATTACATTGCCACTTACCAGCCTCCAGGGAGCCCCCCTGAGTCTGGGGTGCGCAGAGTGCTGGGCAACACATCCCCTGCTGGTCACCTAGAAATGAACAATGACATCATTGAGATCACGATCTCTGAGCACGAGCACAAATGTATCATCATGCAGGATGAAGGCTCCCCTAGTGACATGGTCATCATCCAGGAGGGCGTGGGTTTTGGTACTGTAGCAGAGGTGGTGGAGGTAGAGACGGGGACCTGACACCCAGCCTCTTCCCAACCCATGCCTGACCTGTTTGACTTCTCTACATCTATACAGAATATAAAATCTATTTTCTAACTTTTGtgtgtattgtgtctatgttgcTGGGAGACTAGGCCCTACCAAGCAGGATGAGTGGCCAGCAGTGCTTCGTACCTGTCTGTGGCAAGGTCAGGAGGGCATGAcataagacctggtctacactaggaaattaggttggtgtaactacgtcactcagaggTGTAAAAAAATCCAGCGTAGTCAGCGTTGGGTTGAtaggagaattctcctgttgacctagctaccgtctctcagggaggtggattatgtACActaatgggagaacccctcccattggcatagttagTGTCTTCATTGAagagctacagctgtgccactgcagtgttttaagtgtaggcaagccctaaatATCACTAAGCCAGGTCTCTGGcagctgcccctctgttggaAATCTATAGGTAGTGTGTGCTGGGCCTCGTGAAAGGAAAACTCTGGCTAATAGGGTGAAAACCTCATTACAGAGGAAATCCCGCTCATAATGAATGCAAAAGACTGTGCCACTGCTGTCCTGTCCCCAGACTGCTTAAGGGTGAGATGAGCACCATTGCTCTAGTGCTCTGTGGTGAAGGCAAGGGTGAGCGCAAACAAGCAGCTATTGAATCAATTGTAACTACCCTTCCTCTCCTTGTTTTGGTTTCATTTCATAGTTTCACTGctttatttcaattattttttcccctttcgtCCGCTGAGGGTGATGGTAGCACAAGGCACAACTGAAGAGATGCTGAGCCAGTTACCAAGGGGTTTACTTCTTTTGATTTAAAGATTACTGTTTACAATTAAAGCAAGCAAAGCTCCATTGCATTCTCCACTAGAGGCCCGGGCAGGACGCTTCTCCTCCATACGGTCTGTGTTTAGtcttatataataataattcaagGGCATGACAGTAGCTGCTCCCTGGG
This DNA window, taken from Dermochelys coriacea isolate rDerCor1 chromosome 6, rDerCor1.pri.v4, whole genome shotgun sequence, encodes the following:
- the ZNF408 gene encoding zinc finger protein 408 — protein: MERSHLAGKAGAASERPAGPCAGACAPRVTPPLPGLPAGREQRPVLGHPGRIRDPPAQPGASCGALRSLPPGLALGPSLAQEPGMGVWCVGRALQPGALLGPRAEEELDCAAETAPSEAIQSSCCSDESICEKSPSWRRLVKQGRGEDEANVALVWISGRLQIRVRHPIAAGTELLYWPTETQADPAQVEGRMLQSASEGIAVSDEKKPKGQLAVAAVSETATPEAVVQREGASPCGNASEPFAGDPDNSKVMENETRAKGRRQPAKRSHRLQDNSRKEEESMTPRHESGEAKVQRKENQHHESTSAAKTNSRCKEDSVKEMDPQPKAERANGEPKEACGKLHLPLFPPNGVRLSPRLAGKPRKVHALTGQCLQEHNARVSGQEAKRPSTSEGGGAETHKKVGQVSKDHSKLEPLEQRKKGLSDGPDEPDKYPEVEASIALEEESSESLGVSQQKSLPHGDEAGERRYRCGECGKAFLQLCHLKKHRFTHTGYKPFLCTECGKSYSSEESFKAHVLFHRGVRPFQCKQCDKAYGTKRDLREHEVLHTGERPFACEECGKTFARRPSLRIHRKIHLMKELNLANPKVCKCAICERYLANPGSLRNHMRLHTGEKPYICPYCGKDFRQQGNLRGHLRLHTGEKPYKCRFCGDAFPQLPELRRHLISHTGEAHLCTVCGKALKDPHTLRAHERLHTGERPFKCEQCGKAYTLATKLRRHQKSHLEDMPYKCDVCGMGYTLLQSLKRHKVTHKGARDSIKLVEAAVLLGMDVPKAARKRVKRKVPQDGGTEESTVLMVQSVEMPAPIKEAELMITANGHYIATYQPPGSPPESGVRRVLGNTSPAGHLEMNNDIIEITISEHEHKCIIMQDEGSPSDMVIIQEGVGFGTVAEVVEVETGT